GCGTTCGTCCACATCGTGCGCGGCGATGCCGAAAACGATGCATTCAACCGTCTGGTGCTGACCGCCGGCCTGCCTTGGCGCGACGTCGCGCTGCTGCGTGCCTACGCGCGTTATCTGAAGCAGATTCGTCTGGGCTTCGATCTGGGTTACATCGCCAGCACGCTGAACAACCACACCGACATCGCGCGCGAGTTGACCCGGTTGTTCAAAACCCGCTTCTATCTGGCGCGCAAACTCAGCGAAGACGATCTGGAAGACAAGCAACTGCGTCTGGAACAAGCGATTCTGACGGCACTGGACGATGTTCAGGTGCTCAACGAAGACCGCATCCTGCGTCGTTACCTTGACCTGATCAAAGCGACCCTGCGGACCAACTTCTACCAGACTGACGCCAACGGCCAGAACAAGTCGTACTTCAGCTTCAAATTCAACCCGCACGCGATCCCTGAGCTGCCGAAGCCAGTACCGAAGTTCGAAATCTTCGTTTATTCGCCACGCGTTGAAGGCGTGCATCTGCGCTTCGGCAACGTCGCTCGCGGTGGTCTGCGCTGGTCCGACCGTGAAGAAGACTTCCGCACCGAAGTCCTCGGCCTGGTGAAAGCCCAGCAAGTGAAGAACTCGGTCATCGTGCCGGTTGGCGCGAAGGGCGGCTTCCTGCCGCGTCGCCTGCCGCTGGGCGGCAGCCGTGACGAGATCGCGGCCGAGGGCATTGCCTGCTACCGCATCTTCATTTCCGGCCTGTTGGACATCACCGACAACCTGAAAGACGGCGCACTGGTGCCGCCATTGAACGTGGTTCGCCACGACGATGACGACCCGTACCTGGTGGTCGCGGCGGACAAGGGCACGGCAACGTTCTCCGACATCGCCAACGGCATCGCCATCGACTACGGCTTCTGGCTGGGTGACGCATTTGCCTCCGGTGGTTCGGCCGGTTACGACCACAAGAAAATGGGCATCACCGCCAAAGGCGCGTGGGTCGGCGTGCAGCGTCACTTCCGCGAGCGCGGCATCAATGTTCAGGAAGACAGCATCACTGTTGTCGGCGTCGGCGACATGGCCGGTGACGTGTTCGGTAACGGTTTGTTGATGTCCGACAAGCTGCAACTGGTCGCAGCCTTCAACCACATGCACATCTTCATCGACCCGAACCCGAACCCGGCGACCAGCTTCGTCGAGCGTCAGCGTCTGTTCGACTTGCCGCGTTCGGCCTGGACCGACTACGACACCAGCATCATGTCCGAAGGTGGCGGTATCTTCTCGCGCAGCGCGAAGAGCATCGCGATTTCTCCGCAGATGCAGGAACGCTTCGACATCAAGGCTGACAAGCTGACCCCGACCGAACTGCTGAACGCGTTGCTCAAGGCGCCGGTTGATCTGCTGTGGAACGGCGGTATCGGGACTTACGTCAAGGCCAGCACTGAAAGCCACGCCGACGTCGGCGACAAGGCCAACGATGCACTGCGCGTCAACGGCAACGAGCTGCGCTGCAAAGTCGTGGGCGAGGGCGGTAACCTCGGCATGACCCAACTGGGTCGTGTCGAATTCGGTCTGAATGGTGGCGGTTCCAACACCGACTTCATCGACAACGCCGGTGGCGTGGACTGCTCCGACCACGAAGTGAACATCAAGATCCTGCTGAACGAAGTGGTTCAGGCCGGTGACATGACCGACAAGCAACGCAACCAGTTGCTGGCGAGCATGACCGACGAAGTCGGCAATCTGGTACTGGGCAACAACTACAAGCAGACGCAGGCCCTGTCGTTGGCGGCGCGTCGTGCCTACGCGCGCATCGCTGAGTACAAGCGTCTGATGGGTGATCTGGAAGGCCGTGGCAAGCTGGACCGTGCCATCGAGTTCCTGCCGACCGAGGAGCAATTGGCCGAGCGTATCGCTGAGGGCCACGGCCTGACGCGTCCTGAGCTGTCGGTCCTGATCTCCTACAGCAAGATCGACCTCAAAGAGCAGCTGCTGGGCTCGCTGGTGCCGGACGACGATTACCTGACCCGCGACATGGAAACGGCGTTCCCGCCGACCCTGGTCAGCAAGTTCTCCGAAGCCATGCGTCGTCACCGTCTGAAGCGCGAAATTGTCAGCACCCAGATCGCCAACGATCTGGTCAATCACATGGGCATCACCTTCGTTCAACGACTCAAAGAGTCGACCGGCATGAGCCCGGCGAACGTGGCTGGCGCTTATGTGATCGTGCGCGACATTTTCCACCTCCCGCACTGGTTCCGTCAGATTGAAGCGCTGGACTACCAGGTCAGCGCTGACGTGCAACTGGAGTTGATGGACGAGCTGATGCGTCTGGGTCGCCGCGCCACGCGCTGGTTCCTGCGTGCCCGTCGCAACGAGCAGAACGCTGCCCGTGACGTCGCGCACTTTGGTCCGCACCTGAAAGAGCTGGGTCTGAAGCTCGACGAACTGCTGAGCGGCGAGATCCGTGAAAACTGGCAGGCGCGTTATCAGGCTTACGTCGAAGCCGGTGTGCCGGAGTTGCTGGCGCGTATGGTTGCGGGCACTTCGCACCTGTACACGCTGCTGCCGATCATCGAAGCCGCTGACGTCACCGGGCAGGACCCGGCCGAAGTGGCCAAGGCTTACTTCGCTGTGGGCTCCGCGCTGGACATCACCTGGTACCTGCAACAGATCAGCGCATTGCCGGTGGAAAACAACTGGCAGGCCCTGGCCCGTGAAGCATTCCGTGATGATGTCGACTGGCAGCAACGAGCGATCACAATCTCCGTCCTGCAGCAGGGCGACGGCACTCAGGAAGTGGAAGCACGCCTGGCGCTGTGGATGGCACAGCACGAAAGCATGATCTCGCGCTGGCGTGCCATGCTGGTGGAAATCCGCGCGGCAAGCGGCACGGATTACGCGATGTATGCAGTGGCCAACCGTGAACTGCTGGACCTGGCGTTGAGCGGGCAAGCGGTAGTGCCTGCGGCAACTGCTAACGCCGAGCTAGAACTGGCGTAAGTAGCGGCTGAATGAAAAAGCCCCGGTATCGCAAGATGCCGGGGCTTTTTTACATCTTATGGGTTCACATCGCCCCCGTAGGAGCTGCCGCAGGCTGCGATCTTTTGATCCTGAAAATCAAAAGATCGCAGCCTGCGGCAGCTCCTACAGTGGAGGCGGGGTTTCCACAGAATCTGTAGGAGTGAGCCTGCTCGCGATGGCGTCCTTTACATCAATACAACTTCTGGCGCTGTTTACTATCGAGCATCGACACTTTATCCACCGGCCGCGCCACTAAATTGTTGAGCGACTGATCAAACTTCTGCAACGCCCGAACTTGCACATCCTGCTGCTGGTTGATATCCGCGACGATTTCTTCCGAACGTTTGAAGTCCGCCCACACCGGTGTTAACTCGCGCGCGTCCGAACCTTTTGCGGTGCCGATGTAGTTCAACTGCGCATCATAAAAATCGGCACTGACCTGCGCGTTGATATCCGAGCTGCGGGAGGTAATCAACTGGCTGTGAGTATCGACGATAGCCACCACATCGGGCTTGGCCGCGCGCAGGCTTTGCATGTCCGGGTACACGGTGACAGAACCGAACTGGCGTTGCAGCGAGGCATTGACCCACTCAACCGCCATGTCCGGTTTCGAA
This window of the Pseudomonas fluorescens genome carries:
- a CDS encoding ATPase, which produces MKLALTSVLAISVIALSACSVPTAPKAVSSLDTLLPHPTGRSSATQVNSGPNVALGVIYSPSTQTNREYLRHYQANAGTGFGQSLLVQPIHDAYVASSKPDMAVEWVNASLQRQFGSVTVYPDMQSLRAAKPDVVAIVDTHSQLITSRSSDINAQVSADFYDAQLNYIGTAKGSDARELTPVWADFKRSEEIVADINQQQDVQVRALQKFDQSLNNLVARPVDKVSMLDSKQRQKLY
- a CDS encoding NAD-glutamate dehydrogenase, with product MAFFTAASKADFQHQLQAALAQHISEQALPQVALFAEQFFGIISLDELTQRRLSDLAGCTLSAWRLLERFDHAQPQVRVYNPDYERHGWQSTHTAVEVLHHDLPFLVDSVRTELNRRGYSIHTLQTTVLSVRRGSKGELLEILPKGSTGEGVLHESLMYLEIDRCANAAELNVLSKELEQVLGEVRVAVADFEPMKAKVQEILAKLDTSAFAIDADEKNEIKSFLEWLVGNHFTFLGYEEFVVTDQADGGHIEYDRNSFLGLTKLLRNGLTYEDLRIEDYAVAYLREPTLLSFAKAAHPSRVHRPAYPDYVSIREIDADGKVIKEHRFMGLYTSSVYGESVRVIPFIRRKVEEIERRSGFQSKAHLGKELAQVLEVLPRDDLFQTPVDELFTTVMSIVQIQERNKIRVFLRKDPYGRFCYCLAYVPRDIYSTEVRQKIQQVLMERLKASDCEFWTFFSESVLARVQLILRVDPKNRLDIDPVLLEKEVVQACRSWQDDYAALTVESFGEAHGTNVLADFPKGFPAGYRERFAAHSAVVDMQHLLSLNEKNPLVMSFYQPLGQVSGQRELHCKLYHADTPLALSDVLPILENLGLRVLGEFPYRLRHTNGREFWIHDFAFTAAEGLDLDIQQLNDTLQDAFVHIVRGDAENDAFNRLVLTAGLPWRDVALLRAYARYLKQIRLGFDLGYIASTLNNHTDIARELTRLFKTRFYLARKLSEDDLEDKQLRLEQAILTALDDVQVLNEDRILRRYLDLIKATLRTNFYQTDANGQNKSYFSFKFNPHAIPELPKPVPKFEIFVYSPRVEGVHLRFGNVARGGLRWSDREEDFRTEVLGLVKAQQVKNSVIVPVGAKGGFLPRRLPLGGSRDEIAAEGIACYRIFISGLLDITDNLKDGALVPPLNVVRHDDDDPYLVVAADKGTATFSDIANGIAIDYGFWLGDAFASGGSAGYDHKKMGITAKGAWVGVQRHFRERGINVQEDSITVVGVGDMAGDVFGNGLLMSDKLQLVAAFNHMHIFIDPNPNPATSFVERQRLFDLPRSAWTDYDTSIMSEGGGIFSRSAKSIAISPQMQERFDIKADKLTPTELLNALLKAPVDLLWNGGIGTYVKASTESHADVGDKANDALRVNGNELRCKVVGEGGNLGMTQLGRVEFGLNGGGSNTDFIDNAGGVDCSDHEVNIKILLNEVVQAGDMTDKQRNQLLASMTDEVGNLVLGNNYKQTQALSLAARRAYARIAEYKRLMGDLEGRGKLDRAIEFLPTEEQLAERIAEGHGLTRPELSVLISYSKIDLKEQLLGSLVPDDDYLTRDMETAFPPTLVSKFSEAMRRHRLKREIVSTQIANDLVNHMGITFVQRLKESTGMSPANVAGAYVIVRDIFHLPHWFRQIEALDYQVSADVQLELMDELMRLGRRATRWFLRARRNEQNAARDVAHFGPHLKELGLKLDELLSGEIRENWQARYQAYVEAGVPELLARMVAGTSHLYTLLPIIEAADVTGQDPAEVAKAYFAVGSALDITWYLQQISALPVENNWQALAREAFRDDVDWQQRAITISVLQQGDGTQEVEARLALWMAQHESMISRWRAMLVEIRAASGTDYAMYAVANRELLDLALSGQAVVPAATANAELELA